The Candidatus Margulisiibacteriota bacterium genomic interval ATGCCAACATCGAGGAATTAGTTTTGGATATATCGGAGAAGGTGGACTATAAAGAGTCTTTTTTGATTACATTAATGATAAATGGTCAGTATTTAGCAGAAATAGATGAGGTTAAGAATAAAGTGGTTAATCGGACTTCCGAGATTTATGCTAAATACTATTCTAATGATAAAAAATATGTGGGAGAACAAGCTGTGTGTTCTTTATGTATGCTGAAAAAAGATGAAGTATGGGGGTATGTGAGCCCTTACAATTTTTATGCTGTTAAGACTGAACAATCTGTTGTTTCAGGTGGATTTAATGTAAAAAATGCTTGGAAAAATTTCCCAGTATGTGAAGATTGTGCTAAAAAAATATTAAAATATAAAACCGCGATTAAGCAAAGACTTTCTTTTAACTTTTATGGATTCAATTACTTTTTAATACCAGAAGTAGTCTTAGATAAAGGTAATAATAAAGAATTTGTAGATGTTTTATTTAATGACCAATATGGGTTATTGAACTTAAGGAAATTAAAAGAGACCAATAAGTTAGAAGATGATTTGGTTGATATATTAAAAGAAACAAACAATTCAGCTAACTTTACTTTATTGTTTTATGAAGAGAATAATGCTGAATTTAAGATTGTTTTATCGATAGATGATGTGTTCCCTTCTAGATTTAACAGTATTTTTAGTGCTAGAGAATATTCAGAGAATAATTTATTGTTTAAAGATTTAACGTTTAAAGATGGGATAAAAGATTTGAAAATGAGCTTTGGAGTTATTAAACATTTTTTCCCGTCATCAAAAATAGAAGGAGATTTTTCTTCTTACTTTCTTGAAATTGTTAGGTCTATTTTTATAGTGAAAAAGGTTGATTATGACTTTGTAATTAATAGAATAATAACAAAATTAAGAAACAAATTTGTTAATGAAGAGTATCTATTCGTAGATTTATTAAATTCTATGCTTTTAATAAGATTTATGAACCATTTAAAGTTATGGAATAAAAAAGAATCAATAAAAGAAAGGGAGGTTGTCATGGACAGTAATAAGTACAATATTTTTTTAGATGAGCACAAAGAATTTTTTGATAATAATACAAAGAAGGCAATATTTTTAGAAGGAGTTCTTTGTCAATTTTTATTTAACATACAGTATTCAGAGAGGAATTCAACACCTTTCAAATCAAAGCTTAATGGATTGAAATTAGACGAGAAGTATATTAAAAAGCTTTTGCCTGAAATAATTAATAAACTAGAGGAGTATGATAAAAATTACTATAAAGATTTGGAAACTATTATTTCTAAATATATGTTGGAGTCAACATTTGATATGACTAATGATGAAATAAGTTTCTATTTTGTTATGGGAATGAATTTGGCAAAGGAATTTAGAAATGAAAAAGAAAAAAATGAGGAGGTAAACTAATATGACAGAATTAAAGAATAGATCAGAGTTATTGTTTTTATATGATATTAAAGATTGTAATCCAAATGGTGACCCGATGGATGAAAATAAGCCCAGAATTGATGAGGAGACTAGGATTAATATTGTTACTGATGTTAGATTAAAAAGAACTATTAGGGATTATATGTTCAATTATAAAGGATACAATGGGAATAACGGAAAAGATATTTTTTGTCGACAGACAGAATCAAAAAAAGAAAAAGGCGGACTAAATGATGGCAAAAGTCGTGCTGGAGATTTTGGCAAAGATAAAGTAGAAAAAGACAAGCGTATATTAACAGAATGTATTGATGTAAGACTTTTTGGTGGAGTTATCCCTTTAGATAAAGATTCAATAACATATACTGGTCCTGTACAATTTAAGATGGGACGGTCTTTGCATCAAGTTGACTTAGTTCATATAAAGGGAACAGGAGCTTTTGCTTCTCAAGAAGGAAAACATCAACAGGCATTTAGAGAGGAATATGTTTTGCCTTATTCTTTAATTGCTTTTTATGGTGTTATTAACGAAAATGCAGCAAAACATACGGGGCTTAGCGAAGAGGACACAGAAGAGTTATTGGAAGCCATGTGGAAAGGAACCAAGAATTTGCTTTCTCGTTCTAAAATGGGTCATAGTCCTAGACTGTTAGTAAGAGTTGTTTATAAAAAAGATAATTTTTTTATTGGGGAGTTAGATAAGTTGATTCGTTTAGATGCTCAATTATCTGATGAAAAATTACGAGATATTTCAGAAGTCAAAATTGATTTGCAAAATTTTTCTGATAAAGTCGTAAAAAATAAAGACAAAATCGAGAAAGTTATTGTTATAAAGGATGATAGATGCGTATTAAGTAACATTGATACTATAAAATCCTTAATAGAATACAAGAATTTTTAAAAGGAGTTAATGTGAATAATATTTTAATTTTTGATATTTGGGCTGATTATGCTCATATTAAAAAGATATTTACAACAATGTCACCTTTATCTTTTCCTTTTCCAGGTAGGACAGCGATTCAAGGTATTATTGGTGCAATTATTGGGGTGGATAAGAGTTTGAATCCAGAAAAGTTTATTGATGAGGATGTTTTGATTGGGTTAAGTTTATTATCTTCGATAAAAAAGGTTGTTATTCCTCATAATAATCTTAAGGTAACGTCCAAAATACATTTTAGTCACTATGAAGATCATAAACCTCAAAATGTAGAGTTTATTAAAGATCCTAAGTATAGAATCTATTTTGCTTGTAAGGATAAAAACGTGTATGAGGAGTTAAAAGTAAAACTAGAGAGTCATACATCAGTTTATACAATATCGCTTGGAATATCACAGACATTAGCTAATTATGAATATATTGGGGAGTATGGTTGTTTACAAAAAACATCGACAAACGAATTTTGTTTAATTAATAGTGTTTGTGATAAATCATCTGTTTTAGACATTGAATTTGGTGAATTAAAGATATTTACAGTGATTTTGCCAAATAGGATGAAGAATGATCGCGAAGTTATTGAGTATAAGGAGTTTATTTATGAATCAGACGGAAATCCTATAAAGATAAAAACAAATAAATATTATGAAGTAAGTAATGGTGAAAATATTATATTCTTATAAGCTTAGATCTCATCCAGATAAATTATTAAAAGACCATTTGGTGAATGTTCATGATATTGGGCTTAAAAAATATAAGCAATCTAGTTTAAATATTATTTCTGAAGATGTATTAAAAGCTATTTTATTGTTTCATGACTTTGGGAAATCTACTATTTATTTTCAAGATAAGATACAGGGGAAATCGATCCATAATGAAGTTCTGATGAGGCACAGTGAGGTGTCTGCATTGTTTTGCTTATATTATTTGTTGCAGAATGGTGCTGATGAACATGACGCTCTTTTAGCGTATTTAGCAATAAAAAAACATCACGGTAGTTTTGAGAATTTAACTGAGATGCTTAGTGTTTCTGAAGACATAGACGATCGTTTAGAAAGAATTGTTAGTAATATTAATTATGATGAAATTAAGGAAATTTATAATCCATATTTTAATAATTCAATTATTGATAAAAAATTATTTGTTGAATGGAATCAGGAATTTAGGTTAAGTAAGTTAAGAAGAAATCTTGAGAAGAAATTAATTGGATATAATCTAGTGTTTTATAATAAATTAAACCTGTATTTTTCTTTACTGGTATATGCAGATAAACAAGATTGTATTTTTAATAGAGAATTGTTAGGAGACAACGAAACTTACCTAAATTATCTTTGTGTCGATGAATTCAAAAAGAGAGTTTTTAAAGATTCATCAGATATAGACAAGATAAGGGATGATGCTTATAAAGAGGTTGAAAATAATTTAGATGTTACCACTAGAATTATGTCGATTAATCTTCCTACAGGGATTGGCAAAACGCTTACGGCATTTAATGCTGCGTTGAAATTGCTAAAAATGGATTGTAGTTTAAAGAAAATTATTTATTGTTTGCCTTTTACCTCTGTAATAGATCAAAATTCCAGTGTTTTTGAAAAAGTATTACAAACAGACGATCCAAGCATTATTACAACTCAACATCATTTGACAGAAATTAATACAAAAAAATATGAAAAAAGTAATAGTTACGAGGTAACAGATAATCAAGCAGAGTTTTTGATAGAAACATGGCATAGCAACATTATAATAACAACTTTTTACCAATTACTTCATACAATGCTTTCAGGTCTTAACCGGCAACTTAAAAAGTACAATAATCTTGCAAATTCCATTATTATTTTGGATGAAGTTCAATCAATTCCAAGAAAGTATTGGGATTTAGTAAGGCGGGTATTTACAGAGACAGCGGATCTATTAAACATGAAGATTATTCTCGTGACCGCAACAATGCCTTTAATTTTTTCTGAAGATAATAAAGAAATAAAAGAATTAGCCATATCAAAACATAGATTTTTTAAGTCATTGAACCGTATAGTCCTTGATGTTTCGAGCATAACAGAAAAAATTAAAATAGAAGATTTTTGTAAAGAAATTATTTCTGAAATTGAGCACTCAGACAAGAGTTACCTGTTTATTTTAAATACAGTGAATAGTTCTTTGGTTGTGTATAATTTTTTGAAGGATTTTGATTTAAATCCTTTGTACTTATCGTCAAACGTTATCCCAGATGAGAGGCTAAATAGAATAAATCAAATAAGGCATAATACTAAAAGGCAAATTGTTGTATCAACACAAGTTGTAGAGGCTGGTGTAGATATTGATTTTGATGTTGTTTATCGAGATATTGCTCCTCTTGATTCTATTTTTCAGGCATGCGGAAGATGTAATAGAAATGGTAAGTTAGAAAAGGGTTATGTGCGTATTGTTGAATTAGTATCCGATACTGGAAATAGTTATGCAAAATATGTTTATGATTTAGTTTCATTAAATAAAACAAAAGATATTTTAGTAAACAAAAAGCAGATAGAAGAGAAAGATTTTTTTGAGCTTTCACATGAGTATTATAAAGAGATGAAAAGCATAGCAGAGACCTCAACAAGCTTAGAAATATATAATAGTATGTCTCTATTAAAGTATACAGATGCTTTTTGTGGTAAGGATGGATTTGAGTTAATAAAGCAAGAATATAAGACGGTACCTGTATTTATTCAGGTTAATTCTGTGTCACAGGAGTTATTAACTGAATATTATTTATTGTTAAAATGCTTGTCAGCTAATAACAATAGCTTTGAGAACAAGGTGAAAATTAAAAATCATTTTATCAAAATGCAGAAGTATATGCTAAGCATACCTCTTAGGTATTTGCCTGACTATAAAGATGAAAATTTTATCATTATTAATTCAAGTCAAATCCCTAATCAGTACAACTTGGAAACTGGTTTTGTTCGTTCACCAAGGATGGAAGATTATTTTATTTAATAAAACTAAGGTAAGAGGAGTAAATAAATGAATAAAGGTAAAATTTATATTTTTAAGATTTCTTTAAAAAACAGTGACCCGTTAATTTGGAGGCGAGTGAAAGTGCCCAGTTATTTTACGTTAGGTGATTTTCATGAGGTTATTCAAATTGTAATGCCTTGGGCTGATTGTCATATGCATGTCTTTAAGGTTAAAGGAAAAACATATACTAATTTAGAATATGAGTCAATGGAGAATGATCTTGATGAGGATTTATTTGAGCTGGTTGATATCTTGAAAGAAGGTGATACCTTTGACTATATTTATGATTTTGGCGATGGATGGAGACACAATGTTAAGGTTGAAGAATTAGTATCCCCAGAGAAGAAGGAAATTTACCCAATATGTGTAGAAGGAGAATTTGCAGCACCACAGGAAAACAGTGGAGGACTACATAGCTATTACGAAAAACTTGAGATTTTAAAAAACAAAAATCATCCTGAATATGAAGAAATTTCAAGTTGGTGTGAAGCAGGACTTGATCCTGAATTTTTTGACTTGCAAGACGCTAATGACGTCTTAGATAGTTACAAATAAATGGAGCTTACAATTACTACATATGGTTCATATTTACATGTGAAAGATGGTTGTTTTGAAGTCAAAGTAGATGAGACAAAAGCTCAATTTTCAGTAAAAAAAATATCTTCTATTCACATAGCTACAAAAGCTTCTTTGTCTACAGACGCGATAAAACTTGCGTTAGACAATAATATAGATATTGTTTTTCTTGATGACTATAAAGGAGCATATGCTAGAGTTTGGTTTCCGAAAATAGGCTCAACAGTCAAAATCAGAAGAAGACAATTGGAAATAAGTGATAAGAAAGAAGGTTTCGATTTATCAAAAGAGTGGATGTTAATAAAAATTGATAATCAAGTGTCTTTTTTGAGGGAACTAGGTTATAAGAGACCTGCAAAGGAGTTATATTTCAAAGACAGTATTGCGTATATTTTGGAGTTACGTAAAAGCATAGATTTGTTGATTTTTGATGAGAACATTATACCTTCAATAATGGGATATGAGGGAAACATCAGTAAGAAGTATTTTGAGGTTCTAAGTATGATTATGCCTAAAGGATTCGAGTTCAATGGTAGAAGCAGACAGCCTGCATTGGATAAATTTAATTGTATGCTTAATTATAGTTATAGTGTTATTTATTCTATGGTGGAGAAAGCATGTATCATTGCTGGACTTGATCCTTATATAGGATTTGTTCATGCAGATAATTATAACAAAAAGTCATTAGTATTTGATATTATTGAGTTGTTTAGGGTATATGCAGACATTCCTGTGACTCATTTATGTACTTGCAAAAGAATGAATGTGGATTGTTTTGAGCAATTAGATGGAGGAGGCGTGATTTTAAATAAGCAAGGGAAAAAAGAATTGCTGGTGCAGTTTTATAATCATCTTGATGAAAAAATTAGACATCGGAATAGACAGGTCTCTAGGAAAACAGCTATTCAGCTGGAATGTCACCATGTCGCTCAGACAATATTAAATGGATGAGCATACAATTATGTTGACTTGGTTTATTTATGATGTTACCTCGAATAAAGTTAGAAATAAGATAATTAAGGATGCCAAGGGTTACGGTTTTTATCGAGTGCAGAAATCTGTTTTTTTAGGCGAAGCAGACAAATCAGACGTTGACGCCTTAAAAGAGTATTGTTCGGAAATAATTGATCATTCAACTGACTCTGTTTATGTTTTTCCAGTTTGTGAAGAGTGTTTTTCAAAAGCAAGATTTGTAGGTCAGGCTTTTAATAAAGAATTAGTTTGTGATGAATTAAAAAGTTTTATCATATGAATTCAGTTACCATAACACCCTCAGATGTTTTAGAATATAATTTTTGTCCAAGGTTTATATATTATATGTATTGTCTAGGTATTTCTCAACACGAAGGCGAAAGGTATAAGGTTGTCAAAGGAAGAGAAGTCCATGATTACAAAAGCACAGTTAATAAAGGATATTTACGGAAAAAGTTAGAGGTAATAGATAAAAAGATAAATGTATACATTAAATCTGAAAAACTAAGGCTAAGAGGTGAGGTGGATGAGATTTTATTTTTAAAAGATGAAACAGCTGTGATTCTTGACTATAAGTATGCAGAGTACAAAGAAAAACTTTTTACTACTTATAAAACACAAATTGTTCAATATGCTTTACTTGTTCAGGAAAAATATGATGTATTTGTTAATAAAGGTTATATATGTTTTACAAGAAGCGATAATTATTTGCATGAGGTTGACATTTTGCTTCAAGATAAACAAAAAGCGCTGGATGTAATTGATGAGATATTTGATATAATAGTAAATGAAACGTATCCAAAAGCTACGACTAGTAAAGCGAAGTGTCTGGATTGCTGTTATAGAAATATTTGTGTAAAATAATTTTATTAAGTAAATAATAGCGATTGTTTGGCTTGCAGATGAATTTTGTTTGCGGAGATTGATAAAAGGTTAAGTGAAATCTACAAAAATCCGTCACAGTTTTTGTTAGATAAGTATCTTGAAAATTTAATTAAAGCATTATATTTGTTACTAAGTTTGGAGTTATAGGATTTCAGACCACATATCCAATAAAATAAGGATTGAAACAAGACAAAGCAAGTAAAATTGATACAACGTTATTCAATTTCAGACCACATATCCAATAAAATAAGGATTGAAACATGTTAGTAGAGCGGTTTTTAAATAAACATCATGCAATTTCAGACCACATATCCAATAAAATAAGGATTGAAACTTCGTTAGGTTCACTGTTTGAGTTTGCCCGCTAAAATATTTCAGACCACATATCCAATAAAATAAGGATTGAAACCGATTTTATAAACTGTTCCCTTTCACCTGTTGTTGTATTTCAGACCACATATCCAATAAAATAAGGATTGAAACTATGTTCCGATTACCCAGTTATTCGTCTCCATGTCTATTTCAGACCACATATCCAATAAAATAAGGATTGAAACAGTAAATTTTTAGCGAATTCAACACCCTGCAGAAATAATTTCAGACCACATATCCAATAAAATAAGGATTGAAACAAATTAATAAATGGGGAGTAACTGTTTACAATGGAATTTCAGACCACATATCCAATAAAATAAGGATTGAAACATACTCTATCTCTTCATAAACAATATAAACTCATTCTATTTCAGACCACATATCCAATAAAATAAGGATTGAAACTGTTCGGTAAGTTTTATGGCTGGCACAGTGTGGCAGATTTCAGACCACATATCCAATAAAATAAGGATTGAAACAATTGCGTATGATGAGATGTTGTAGGATAGCTGATAAATTTCAGACCACATATCCAATAAAATAAGGATTGAAACGAGCATGGGACAAAGAAAGTAAACAGATGTTTCCAGATTTCAGACCACATATCCAATAAAATAAGGATTGAAACCGTCTTAGACCTAGCGGGTTGTATTACAACTTCACTTAATGTAAACTTAACGAATCTAAAAACTATCCACAAAAACAAAGCTTAAATATAAATCAACGATGAAACCTTATTAAATAAGAAATTTAAAGAGTTCCCTTTTAGTATAGTCTATAGCTAGTCACACTAACAACAACTCACCCAACGTATATAGAAAATTGAACGATTGAACAAGTGCTTGTGCTGAGCTTGTCGAAGCAAACGATTGAACGTTATAATACAACCATGTCATTTTCAGAAGAACTAAACATTAAACAAGGAGTTTTTACTTTCGCTGGTGATAGTAAACTGCCTCTGCAAAGTGGTAGAGAGTTTGGTCCTATTTGTGTGGCTTATGAAACTTATGGTGTTTTAAGTAAAGACAAATGTAATGCGATTTTGTTATTACATGCTCTTTCTGGTGATGCTCATGTTGCAGGAAAACATAATAAAGAGGACAAGAAAACTGGTTGGTGGGACGTTATGGTTGGACCAGGTAAGCCCTTTGATACCAATAAGTATTTTGTTATTTGTTCCAATGTTTTGGGTGGGTGTTCTGGAACAACAGGTCCTAGCTCGCTAGACCCGCTTACCAAAAAACCATATGCGATGACTTTTCCTGTAATAACTATAGAAGATATGGTAAATGTTCAGCATGCTTTAGTTAAGTCGCTTGGAATTGATTGTTTATACTCAATTTCTGGTGGCTCTATGGGCGGAATGCAGGCGCTAAAATGGGTTCAAATGTATCCAGAAATGATAAAGTCTGTGGTTGCGATAGCCACTACAACAAAACTTTCACCACAAGCCATAGCTTTTAATGAAGTTGGCAGACAGGCCATAATTTCTGATCCAGCCTGGAACAAAGGTGATTATTATGGAAAAAAAGAATTACCACGTAAAGGACTCAGTATAGCCAGAATGTTAGGACATATTACTTATCTTTCTGAAGAAGGCATGACTAGGAAATTCGGCAGACAGTTGAGCAGTTCACAGCAATTTCAATACGAGTTTTTAACAGAATTTCAGGTAGAAAGTTATTTGCATTATCAAGGACAACGTTTCACGGAAAGATTTGATGCTAACTCGTATATTTATTTAACTAAGGCAATTGATTATTTTGACTTATCTTCAGGTTATAATTCGTTGGAAGAAGCGCTGGCAATGGTAAAAAGTAAATTTCTTGTTTTGTCGTATTCCTCAGATTGGCTTTTCCCCACATATCAGTCTGAAGAATTAGTTAAAGCTTTAAGGAAAAACAATATTGATGTGTCATTTTGCGAAATAAATGCTGACTATGGCCATGATTCTTTTTTGTTGCAGAACGATTTACATGAGAAATTAATTCATGGCTTTTTGGAGAATGTAAAATGAAAAGAGTATTGAAAATGTTAGAAAAAAGAAAAGACTTAGAGGCGATACTTAATTATATTGAGGAAGGCTCGAGAGTTTTAGACATTGGTTGTGGTGATGGGAGTTTGCTATATACGCTTAAGAAGATCAAGAAAATACAAGCCTTTGGTTTAGAAATTGACGAAGAAAAAATTGCAGAATGCGTTAGCAAAGGCCTTAGCGTTATTCAATACGATTTAAATAAGGGGCTGCCTGATTATCAGGATAAAGCTTTTGATTTCGTTATTCTTTCCCAAACTTTACAACAAGTTGCTAGACCCGATCAGGCGATTAAAGAGGTCGTTAGAGTAGGGAAGAAAGCAATTGTCAGTGTTCCTAATTTTGGTTTTTGGAAATGTAGGTTTGACCTTTTCTTCAAAGGCAAAACGCCTGTTACCAAAGCTTTGCCACACATGTGGTATAACACTCCCAACCTTAGAGTTTTAACCATTAAGGACTTTAACGATTTCTGTCAGGAGATAGGTGTTAGGATAATAAAGACGATACCTCTTTTGTCTTCAGAAGGAGATAGCGAAAAGATCATTAGTTTGTTCTCTAATCTTAGGGCAGATTATTGTGTTTTTATGCTAGAAACAAAGTAGCGAAACCCGCGATTTTTCTTTGTTGACACTAGTTACCTTTGAAGGTAAAATTTAAAGCCGGTTTGCGGATTCGACAGTTGAATTAACTGATTAATGAACTAGTGAACAAATGAACCAATGAACAGGAGAAATTATGTACGCAATAGTTGAAGTTTCTGGTAAACAATACAAAGTAGAAAAAGGCATGAAATTATATGTCGATAGATTAGGTGAAAAAGATAAAGCCAAACTGGTTTTAGATAAAGTTCTTTTTGTTAACGATGGAAAGGTTATCAGTGTTGGTACACCTTATGTTGAAGGTTACGTTGTTAAAGCAGAAGTAATTGATCCTGAGTTTAAAGATAAAAAAGTAATTGTTTTTAAATACAAAAACAAAACTGGTTATCATAAGAAACAAGGCCACAGACAACAATATACAATACTTAATATTAAAGATATCGCTAAAGCAGACAGCAAGCCTGTTAAAGAAAAAGTAGAAGTGGTTGCTGCTGATGTAGCTCCAGTAGTTAAGAAGCCAGCAGTGAAAAAAACAGTGAAAGCTTCTGCTCCTGTAGAAAAGAAACCAGTTAAAAAGACAACTGCAAAAAAAGCAGAGTAAATAATAGGGAGATATAGATATGGCTCATAAAAAAGGTAAGGGAAGTTCAAGTAACGGAAGAGACAGCAATCCTAAATACTTAGGTGTTAAAAAATTTGGCGGAGAACAAGTAGTTGCAGGTAATATCATACTAAGGCAGAGAGGCACCAAGTTCAAACCAGGGAAGAATGTAGGGCTAGGTAGAGACTACACTATATTCTCGTTAATAGCAGGAACAGTCAAATTCGAAACAGGAAAAGGTAATATCAAGAAAGTCAGCGTAGAAGCAGTAGCCTAATATAGTATTTAGTTTTGTTATATAATAAAAAGCGGACTTATTATGTCCGCTTTTTTTATGGCCCCAAAAATCTTCAAGGGGGCTTGTTAAAAGTTTTTTTGTTGCAAAGTCCCCTTTAGGCGATGTACTGAGCTCGTCGAAGTGGGATTTAGGGGCTAGGGAGAATAAATGTTTATAGATGTAGCTGATATTTTGGTTAAAGCTGGTAACGGTGGTAAGGGTTGCGTTAGCTTTAGACGAGAAAAATATATTCCAAGAGGAGGTCCTGACGGCGGAGATGGGTCTAAGGGTGGAGATATTGTCGTAGTTGCGGATGCTCACTTGAAGAGCCTGATGGATTATCAATATAAAAAAGTTTATAAAGCTCAAAATGGTGGAGCTGGAGAAGGACGAGACCGTTATGGGAAAAAGGGTGAGGATATTACCCTTAAATTTCCAGTGGGCACAACTATTTCCAATAAAGAAACAGGAGAAACAATCGTTGATTTAATAGAAGACAAACAAGAGTTCGTCATTTTAAGAGGAGGTATTGGTGGTAAGGGCAATGCTAGATTTGCTAATTCTGTAAATCAAACTCCTTATTATGCTCAGCCAGGTTTGCCGGGTGAAGAAATGAAAATTCATTTGGAATTAAAATTAATCGCAGACGTTGGCATTATTGGGTTGCCAAACATAGGAAAGTCTTCTTTGATTTCGAGGGTTACAAACGCTAGACCGAAGATTGCTGATTATGAGTTCACAACATTGGTTCCTAATTTAGGTGTGGTAAATTATAAGAATGATAA includes:
- a CDS encoding TIGR02556 family CRISPR-associated protein is translated as MLKKLYKLGKYIPEEYFEDNPLGLNMSHTGGMVCVIQFSFNNDVFLYDKITYEDYDAARNEYRYLFEELDSPNSTPAFPTYRVNKAGDKSIKEKTISALSKIKNSLNCYERLKQITNCIDANIEELVLDISEKVDYKESFLITLMINGQYLAEIDEVKNKVVNRTSEIYAKYYSNDKKYVGEQAVCSLCMLKKDEVWGYVSPYNFYAVKTEQSVVSGGFNVKNAWKNFPVCEDCAKKILKYKTAIKQRLSFNFYGFNYFLIPEVVLDKGNNKEFVDVLFNDQYGLLNLRKLKETNKLEDDLVDILKETNNSANFTLLFYEENNAEFKIVLSIDDVFPSRFNSIFSAREYSENNLLFKDLTFKDGIKDLKMSFGVIKHFFPSSKIEGDFSSYFLEIVRSIFIVKKVDYDFVINRIITKLRNKFVNEEYLFVDLLNSMLLIRFMNHLKLWNKKESIKEREVVMDSNKYNIFLDEHKEFFDNNTKKAIFLEGVLCQFLFNIQYSERNSTPFKSKLNGLKLDEKYIKKLLPEIINKLEEYDKNYYKDLETIISKYMLESTFDMTNDEISFYFVMGMNLAKEFRNEKEKNEEVN
- the cas7b gene encoding type I-B CRISPR-associated protein Cas7/Csh2; translation: MTELKNRSELLFLYDIKDCNPNGDPMDENKPRIDEETRINIVTDVRLKRTIRDYMFNYKGYNGNNGKDIFCRQTESKKEKGGLNDGKSRAGDFGKDKVEKDKRILTECIDVRLFGGVIPLDKDSITYTGPVQFKMGRSLHQVDLVHIKGTGAFASQEGKHQQAFREEYVLPYSLIAFYGVINENAAKHTGLSEEDTEELLEAMWKGTKNLLSRSKMGHSPRLLVRVVYKKDNFFIGELDKLIRLDAQLSDEKLRDISEVKIDLQNFSDKVVKNKDKIEKVIVIKDDRCVLSNIDTIKSLIEYKNF
- the cas5b gene encoding type I-B CRISPR-associated protein Cas5b — encoded protein: MNNILIFDIWADYAHIKKIFTTMSPLSFPFPGRTAIQGIIGAIIGVDKSLNPEKFIDEDVLIGLSLLSSIKKVVIPHNNLKVTSKIHFSHYEDHKPQNVEFIKDPKYRIYFACKDKNVYEELKVKLESHTSVYTISLGISQTLANYEYIGEYGCLQKTSTNEFCLINSVCDKSSVLDIEFGELKIFTVILPNRMKNDREVIEYKEFIYESDGNPIKIKTNKYYEVSNGENIIFL
- the cas3 gene encoding CRISPR-associated helicase Cas3'; the protein is MVKILYSYKLRSHPDKLLKDHLVNVHDIGLKKYKQSSLNIISEDVLKAILLFHDFGKSTIYFQDKIQGKSIHNEVLMRHSEVSALFCLYYLLQNGADEHDALLAYLAIKKHHGSFENLTEMLSVSEDIDDRLERIVSNINYDEIKEIYNPYFNNSIIDKKLFVEWNQEFRLSKLRRNLEKKLIGYNLVFYNKLNLYFSLLVYADKQDCIFNRELLGDNETYLNYLCVDEFKKRVFKDSSDIDKIRDDAYKEVENNLDVTTRIMSINLPTGIGKTLTAFNAALKLLKMDCSLKKIIYCLPFTSVIDQNSSVFEKVLQTDDPSIITTQHHLTEINTKKYEKSNSYEVTDNQAEFLIETWHSNIIITTFYQLLHTMLSGLNRQLKKYNNLANSIIILDEVQSIPRKYWDLVRRVFTETADLLNMKIILVTATMPLIFSEDNKEIKELAISKHRFFKSLNRIVLDVSSITEKIKIEDFCKEIISEIEHSDKSYLFILNTVNSSLVVYNFLKDFDLNPLYLSSNVIPDERLNRINQIRHNTKRQIVVSTQVVEAGVDIDFDVVYRDIAPLDSIFQACGRCNRNGKLEKGYVRIVELVSDTGNSYAKYVYDLVSLNKTKDILVNKKQIEEKDFFELSHEYYKEMKSIAETSTSLEIYNSMSLLKYTDAFCGKDGFELIKQEYKTVPVFIQVNSVSQELLTEYYLLLKCLSANNNSFENKVKIKNHFIKMQKYMLSIPLRYLPDYKDENFIIINSSQIPNQYNLETGFVRSPRMEDYFI
- a CDS encoding plasmid pRiA4b ORF-3 family protein, producing the protein MNKGKIYIFKISLKNSDPLIWRRVKVPSYFTLGDFHEVIQIVMPWADCHMHVFKVKGKTYTNLEYESMENDLDEDLFELVDILKEGDTFDYIYDFGDGWRHNVKVEELVSPEKKEIYPICVEGEFAAPQENSGGLHSYYEKLEILKNKNHPEYEEISSWCEAGLDPEFFDLQDANDVLDSYK
- the cas1 gene encoding CRISPR-associated endonuclease Cas1; translation: MELTITTYGSYLHVKDGCFEVKVDETKAQFSVKKISSIHIATKASLSTDAIKLALDNNIDIVFLDDYKGAYARVWFPKIGSTVKIRRRQLEISDKKEGFDLSKEWMLIKIDNQVSFLRELGYKRPAKELYFKDSIAYILELRKSIDLLIFDENIIPSIMGYEGNISKKYFEVLSMIMPKGFEFNGRSRQPALDKFNCMLNYSYSVIYSMVEKACIIAGLDPYIGFVHADNYNKKSLVFDIIELFRVYADIPVTHLCTCKRMNVDCFEQLDGGGVILNKQGKKELLVQFYNHLDEKIRHRNRQVSRKTAIQLECHHVAQTILNG
- the cas2 gene encoding CRISPR-associated endonuclease Cas2, whose protein sequence is MLTWFIYDVTSNKVRNKIIKDAKGYGFYRVQKSVFLGEADKSDVDALKEYCSEIIDHSTDSVYVFPVCEECFSKARFVGQAFNKELVCDELKSFII
- the cas4 gene encoding CRISPR-associated protein Cas4: MNSVTITPSDVLEYNFCPRFIYYMYCLGISQHEGERYKVVKGREVHDYKSTVNKGYLRKKLEVIDKKINVYIKSEKLRLRGEVDEILFLKDETAVILDYKYAEYKEKLFTTYKTQIVQYALLVQEKYDVFVNKGYICFTRSDNYLHEVDILLQDKQKALDVIDEIFDIIVNETYPKATTSKAKCLDCCYRNICVK